Proteins from a genomic interval of Flammeovirgaceae bacterium SG7u.111:
- a CDS encoding tRNA-(ms[2]io[6]A)-hydroxylase gives MLHLKLPSDPRWANIAEKSIGEILIDHAFCEQKAATTCISLIVKYPHLEDLVETVTPIVAEEWEHFDRVLKMMKKKGFKLGKARKDDYVNELMKIVRKGGPWEDRLVDRLLISAMIEARSCERFKLLWQNLEDKELKDFYYELMVSEAGHYTTFITLARNYQDRETVDARWQEFLAYEKQIIESLEPRGDRMH, from the coding sequence ATGTTGCATTTAAAACTTCCTTCTGACCCTAGGTGGGCAAATATTGCCGAAAAAAGCATCGGTGAAATTCTCATCGACCATGCTTTTTGCGAACAAAAAGCTGCCACTACCTGTATTTCCCTAATAGTCAAATACCCTCATTTGGAAGACTTGGTAGAGACCGTTACGCCCATAGTAGCTGAAGAATGGGAGCATTTTGACCGAGTGCTCAAAATGATGAAAAAGAAGGGATTTAAATTGGGGAAAGCCAGAAAGGACGATTATGTGAACGAACTGATGAAAATAGTGCGGAAAGGAGGACCTTGGGAAGACCGATTGGTAGACAGGCTACTAATTTCAGCCATGATAGAAGCAAGAAGTTGCGAAAGGTTTAAACTACTTTGGCAGAATCTTGAAGACAAAGAATTGAAAGATTTTTACTACGAACTCATGGTTTCCGAAGCTGGTCACTATACTACCTTCATCACCTTAGCGCGTAACTACCAAGACCGTGAAACTGTTGATGCTCGCTGGCAAGAATTTTTAGCCTACGAAAAGCAAATTATTGAAAGCCTTGAACCAAGGGGAGACAGAATGCATTAA
- a CDS encoding anthranilate synthase component I family protein yields MEKKEFDIGDSGFLQKALKWAQKSRFFAYFDHNHIPYPHEAFQRVMAVGAESLFLPERGEVFEQLDGYFNSVSGWKFGCWGYDLKNEIENLKSNNPAFHNFPQAFFFTPLTLIHFGEKSVTIEAENPQQVFDQIQQTATTPFTPLQKITFHQRTSRQRYLNRVEKIRQHIEEGDVYELNYCIEFFAENITLDPVETFLKLNQESPMPFAACLRINEQYLLCASPERFLKREGKQLVSQPIKGTARRGNSSEEDERLKNFLKNDEKERAENMMIVDLVRNDLTKSAQTGSIKVPELFGIYGFRQVHQMISTVTATLKKECSSVQAIKNAFPMGSMTGAPKIKAMQLIEELEDSRRGLFSGAVGYQSPDKNFDFNVVIRSLFYDAEKCKLSYQVGSAITYDSVPEKEYEECLLKAKAIMKVLDGKLL; encoded by the coding sequence TTGGAAAAAAAAGAGTTTGACATTGGAGACAGTGGCTTTCTGCAAAAAGCCTTGAAATGGGCACAAAAATCTCGGTTTTTCGCCTATTTCGATCATAACCACATTCCCTATCCTCACGAAGCTTTTCAACGAGTAATGGCTGTTGGTGCTGAAAGTCTTTTCCTACCCGAAAGAGGGGAAGTTTTTGAACAATTAGATGGCTATTTCAACTCAGTTTCTGGCTGGAAATTTGGCTGTTGGGGCTATGACCTCAAAAATGAGATAGAAAACCTAAAAAGCAACAACCCTGCTTTCCACAATTTCCCCCAAGCTTTTTTCTTCACCCCCCTAACCCTGATCCACTTTGGGGAAAAATCGGTAACTATAGAAGCAGAAAACCCTCAACAGGTTTTTGATCAAATTCAGCAAACTGCAACCACTCCTTTCACACCTCTCCAAAAAATCACTTTCCACCAAAGGACAAGTAGACAGCGCTACCTCAATCGAGTTGAAAAAATTCGCCAGCACATTGAAGAAGGCGATGTGTACGAACTAAACTACTGCATCGAGTTTTTTGCGGAAAACATCACTCTCGATCCTGTTGAAACTTTTCTAAAGCTCAACCAAGAATCTCCCATGCCCTTTGCAGCTTGCCTGCGAATCAATGAACAGTACTTACTTTGTGCATCCCCCGAACGGTTCTTGAAACGAGAAGGCAAGCAATTGGTTTCGCAACCTATAAAAGGCACAGCAAGAAGGGGAAACTCTTCTGAAGAAGACGAAAGGCTCAAAAATTTCTTGAAAAACGATGAGAAGGAGCGGGCAGAAAACATGATGATTGTTGATCTAGTACGAAATGACCTCACCAAAAGTGCCCAAACTGGAAGCATTAAAGTTCCCGAACTTTTTGGTATTTATGGCTTTCGGCAAGTCCACCAAATGATCTCGACCGTGACTGCCACACTCAAAAAAGAGTGCAGCTCTGTTCAGGCTATCAAAAATGCTTTCCCTATGGGAAGCATGACGGGTGCTCCCAAAATTAAAGCGATGCAGCTCATAGAAGAACTGGAAGACAGCAGAAGAGGGCTATTTTCAGGAGCTGTGGGTTACCAAAGTCCCGACAAGAATTTTGACTTTAATGTGGTAATAAGAAGTTTATTTTACGATGCTGAAAAATGCAAGCTCTCTTATCAAGTAGGCAGCGCCATTACTTACGACTCTGTACCCGAAAAGGAGTACGAAGAGTGTCTATTAAAGGCAAAAGCCATTATGAAGGTGCTTGACGGAAAACTTCTTTAA
- a CDS encoding DUF3944 domain-containing protein, which produces MSYLPDRDLEFLKFCTHEDLGFLVNQLTQTSGGKQRISSKMVHLDRFKTHFPQHKKYWNLIAGEIQIYGGHAFANIFAGSGVSYRSILKRVCKKLNVSFSDEKSTEANEVMLLSKVMMQSLERLTFEELQALVDQFQVDLHANTKSSLISEINRSITLGKITPRLIATLLTGSLAKFAFNRSLKYGLLKFLKIGASKWFGKALTAFTGPIGLAFTLTWLIHDLFGPDYKILVPIVIHIAFLRIIYKEQGKTLQAA; this is translated from the coding sequence ATGTCATACCTACCAGACCGCGACTTAGAATTTTTGAAATTTTGCACCCATGAGGACTTAGGCTTCTTGGTAAACCAGCTTACGCAAACATCAGGGGGTAAACAGAGAATCTCTAGTAAAATGGTGCATCTTGACAGGTTTAAGACTCATTTCCCCCAACACAAAAAATATTGGAACCTTATAGCTGGAGAAATCCAAATCTATGGAGGGCATGCCTTTGCTAATATATTTGCTGGCAGTGGCGTAAGCTATAGAAGTATCTTAAAGAGGGTATGCAAAAAGCTTAATGTAAGCTTTTCGGACGAAAAAAGCACTGAGGCTAATGAGGTCATGCTACTTTCGAAGGTAATGATGCAGTCATTGGAAAGGTTAACCTTTGAAGAACTACAAGCATTGGTAGACCAATTTCAGGTAGATTTGCACGCCAATACCAAAAGCTCGCTCATAAGTGAAATAAATAGGAGTATTACTTTGGGAAAAATCACCCCTAGACTAATAGCTACTCTTCTTACAGGTTCTTTGGCAAAATTTGCCTTTAATAGAAGCTTGAAATATGGATTACTCAAATTCCTTAAAATAGGCGCAAGCAAATGGTTTGGTAAAGCGCTGACAGCTTTTACAGGGCCAATTGGCTTAGCTTTCACCCTCACTTGGTTAATCCATGACCTCTTTGGCCCCGATTATAAAATATTAGTACCTATTGTTATACACATTGCTTTTTTAAGGATTATCTACAAAGAGCAAGGCAAAACACTACAAGCGGCTTAA
- a CDS encoding outer membrane beta-barrel protein, whose translation MLRKIFTLGMLFLLSFSFVQAQEEEAPDLTISGSVDTYWKYDFSGNPNIQTSFANEQNSISIGMINLIASQEVGKASFVADISFGPRGQSQSLINAGADNNSFHVQNLYMSYALSEKVSLTAGYMGTFVGYEVISPAGNFNYSTSYLFTSGPFQNAGIKADIAFSDKVGLMVGLFNDWNIYQDMDGVSDIGAQLYLNPVDGWDVYLNFLTGPFSGTIVDLTTGYQITDAFYLGLNAADYTYADSDEGGYTGVALYPQYSISEAFGLGLRYEYFMTKEVENGAESASVNAFTLTGSLKAGPLTVIPEFRLDSGEDGMFMDSDAMPASSASQFLIGAVYAF comes from the coding sequence ATGTTGAGAAAAATATTTACTCTCGGAATGTTGTTTTTGCTTTCTTTCTCATTTGTGCAAGCGCAGGAAGAAGAAGCTCCAGATTTGACTATTTCTGGTTCGGTTGATACCTACTGGAAATATGATTTTTCTGGAAACCCTAACATTCAAACAAGTTTTGCCAACGAGCAAAACTCAATTTCAATAGGAATGATCAACCTAATTGCTTCTCAAGAAGTAGGAAAAGCGTCATTTGTTGCGGATATTTCATTTGGTCCAAGAGGACAGTCTCAGTCTCTTATTAATGCTGGTGCTGATAACAATAGTTTCCATGTTCAAAACCTTTACATGTCATATGCCCTTTCTGAAAAAGTAAGCTTAACTGCAGGTTATATGGGTACTTTTGTAGGTTACGAAGTAATATCACCTGCTGGTAACTTCAACTACTCTACTTCTTACCTTTTTACAAGTGGACCTTTCCAAAATGCAGGTATCAAAGCTGATATTGCATTTTCTGATAAAGTAGGCTTGATGGTTGGTCTTTTCAATGACTGGAATATCTACCAAGATATGGATGGTGTTTCTGACATCGGAGCTCAACTATACTTAAATCCAGTAGATGGATGGGATGTGTACTTAAACTTCTTGACTGGACCATTTTCTGGTACTATTGTTGACTTAACTACAGGTTACCAAATTACTGATGCTTTCTATTTAGGGTTAAATGCAGCTGATTATACTTATGCTGATAGCGATGAGGGTGGATATACTGGTGTTGCTCTTTATCCTCAGTATAGTATTTCTGAAGCTTTTGGTTTAGGTTTAAGATATGAATATTTCATGACAAAAGAAGTGGAAAATGGTGCTGAGAGTGCATCAGTAAATGCATTTACTTTGACTGGTAGCCTAAAAGCAGGTCCTTTGACTGTTATTCCTGAGTTTAGACTTGATAGCGGAGAAGACGGTATGTTTATGGATAGTGATGCTATGCCTGCAAGCAGTGCTTCTCAGTTCTTGATCGGTGCAGTATATGCATTCTAA